GCCTGAGGGTCTGGGGGGAGAGTGGCATGCTGCTCTGGGGACGTGATGGCAAGGTGGGTGGTGTGCCTACCCGCCTGACGCGGCGAACAGCATTTTCTTACTGCGGCAAGTTAACTGGCCATTTTCCAGTGTGTGGGTGGCTGAGAGCGGCAGCGGCCTACGTGAAAAGAAGAGCTAACGCGGCTACGCACACCTGGGATGACATCATCGTCGATGCCGGCCTGCGAAGTATCCTGGAGGAAATAGCAGGGAAGTTACTGAAGGACGACCCTGTTCGAGGAAGATGGGATGTAGGAGGAACAGAGGCAAAAGTGTGGGTGGACGCTAGCTCCTTAGCTATGGGAGCAGCAGTCGAGGTGGAAGGTAAGATCGTCGAGGACGCCTGCTGGTTGCGTCCTGACGGCGCCAGCCATATCAACATGGCTGAACTTGATGCGGTCATCAAAGGACTCAACCTTGCTCTGGcatggaagatgagtaaggttgAATTGGTGACTGATTCCTCTACTGTCCACCGCTGGATTAACGACTGCCTCACTGGACGAGCAAGGCTAAAAACAAAAGCTGCCAGCGAGATGCTGATTCGCCGACGACTCGAGATCGTGATGTCTCTGGTTAAGGAGTGCGGACTCGTCCTCACAGTTTCTCTGGTGCCCTCAAGCGAGAACAAGGCAGATGTCCTCACCCGCGTGCCACAGCGATGGTTAAGGACGTCCGCGGCCAACGTCATGGAACCACCGCCAGTGTGTGCGGCAGCTGTCGAAACGTCCCTTGACCAATTAGTGACGGACATCCACCATTCCCGTGGCCACCCTGGGGTAAGAAGAACGCTGTACTTCGTAAAACGAGTCAACGCGGCAGTGACGAAAGGACAGGTGCGTGCTGTTGTCGCTTCCTGCCAGATATGCCAGTCTATAGACCCAGCGCCAGTGAAGTGGAGTAAAGGCAACCTGTCGGTGGAGGGAATCTGGCAGCGGGTTGGGATGGATATCACGCACTGTAGAGGAAGGTCATATCTCACGCTCATCGACTGCGGGCCTTCTCGCTTCACCATCTGGCGCCCGCTGAGGCTACAAACGAGCGATAACATCATCGAGCAGTTGGAAGCAGTTTTCTGTGAGCGCGGGGCTCCGGACGAGATTCTGACTGACAATGACACCGCCTTCCGCAGCAAGTTGTTCGCTCAGTTTGCCTTGCGTTGGAACGTGAATATGCACTTCCGGGGAGCGTATTCACCGTCTGGAAATGGTGTCGTTGAGAGGTGTCACAGGACAGTGAAGGTCATCGCGGCAAGAAAAGGATGCTCCATAGCAGAAGCGGTGTACCTCTACAACATCACGCCCGGGGATGACTGCTCGCCTACCTCTGCGCCTGCGAGCATGTTGTACGGGTATTCGGTGAGAGTGCGGGGAGAAGACGCGAGCAGAAGCAACCCTGCAGTAGAAAACAACCCTCACCATGTAGGAGAAGAAGTTTGGGTAAAGCCTCCCGGCGTGCGCTGCGACGAGCAATACAAAGAGGGCGTCGTGACTGGAGTGGTATCGGATCAAGTCGCCGAAGTTGATGGTACACCTCGTCACGTTCGTGATCTGCGACATCGCGTTTCACCACCAAGACACCAGGACAGAGTAGTAGGCAACTCGGACAATAACTGCGAGGATCTGGTGGTTACGTTTCCTACTCCAGAAGAgcagcgtgaggaggaggacccgGAGAGAAACGGTGAAGATGTTGGGAGTGTGGTGCTGAGGCGTTCTGCTAGAATCAAACAATCTACCAGGTGTCTGCTGTGTGATTGAGGGCTTGTGGAAGATGGGTGACTGAGTGCCTGGGTGATTTAGATATCAGGGGGGAGTGTGGACTGACGGAGTGTTGTTGGCTCACTACCGCTCGTTTGTGGTTAAATTAAGGTAGTTTACCCCCCAAACTGACGTGGCTCTTGCCGGCAGCTATGAGAGGAGGCGACGTTTTCCAGGCTAGCCAGCGCAGCGGCAGACGGACACCAGCCGCCATACACACCACTACCCTGTTCTGTCCAGCGAAGATTGTGTGCGAGGTCGTGCCGCAGGAGAGGCACGAGCGACGGGATCAAGCACGAGGAGCCAGTGTGGGCGAGTTGTGGGCCCTTACGAGTGCGTGGGACTCCCTACATGTGTTGCCGCCGTGCCAGTGGAGGAGACGgccatgagaggagggagacacgaCGTTGGAGACGTGTGATCACCAAGACTGTGGTGCCTGCTGTGCTGCTAGTTCTGTGCTCTGTAATAAACTGCAATTGGGAGAACAGTGTTTCGAGTTACGCCCTGCTACAGTTAGCCATGGTTAATGGTACCTTGGCACTACTAGGTAATGCCCACTTCTGAAACAACTTGACCTGGCTCCATGTTATCAAGTAGGACATTAATCCCAAGTATTCCCACTTGTGTTCAAACAAGGCTCCCATGACTGGACTCCTGTTTGGGGATGACCTTTTTCAAGCTACCAGGCAAATTGAAGAGGCAGGGAGGCTGAAAAGTAAGTTCACAAGTAAGAAGCCTTCTCCATTCTGGACTTCCAGCTCTTGACAGATCTGGACAAAGGAACTTTTTTGGCAATGTCCCCTCCCATGGTTTCTCCTCCAAATTTCAACCTTATGGCTTTTGCAGGATGACCACCAGAGGTGATTCCGGGTGCTCCTATCCTAGTCAAGCTTCAACATCAAAAAACTTGTGAGGCCAGGGTCAACAAAGCTCCTGGCATTAACTCAAGTGAGCCACAAGTTTGAGGCTAGTCAACTTAACATGTTATAGTGATACACTGTCATCTTGATGACAGTGTATCACTATAACATTGGACATTTATTTAGTCAGAATATCCAATTTGTGTTTAGTGAGGAAGAGACAGCTATTATGCATCAGGAGGTTAATAAGTTGTTAGATTTAAAGGTCATCAAAGAGATGCATACACAGGATTATCAATTCCTTTCACCCATCTTCCtgaggaagaataagatggaGAACTATAGGATGGTGTTAAATCTAGAGAAATTGAACAATCTTGTGGACTATAAACACTTTATGATGGAGAACTTTGAACAAGCGATACAGCTAGTTAGTCAAGGTGATTTCATGGCCTCTATTGATCTTAAGAAGGCATATGATTCAGTGCGAATAGCAGAGGAACAACATAAATATCTTTGTTTCTGATGGTCGGATAAGATCTACCAATTCACATGTCTGCCTAATGGTATTTTAGAAGGACATCGTCTCTTTACAAAACTTATGAAGCCTGTTTTCTCAACACTAAGAAAGACCATTACTAGTTTTATAGATGATATGCTTATGTGTAGCAGCTCTTTGCCTGGGTGTTATGAGTGCACTATTCAGTTGTTGCAGAGAGTGGGTTTCTGCATAAATGTGGAGAAATCTGTATTGATTCCCACTACACGTATAGAATACTTAGGCAATGTGATAGATTCAGTGGCCATGACAATTAACCCACCTGAGTGTAGGCAGGATAAGATTCTGCAACACTGCTCTCTTTTagtcactaaaaaaaaagagaaaattagagtaGTGGCTAGAGTGGTTGGATTCCTGGTGGCAGCAATCCCAGCTGTAGAGATGAGGAAGCTACATTATAGGAGAATGGAAAGGGCGAAGATCAAGACTTTGGAAAAGGCGTGTGGAGATtttaatggatggatggatattaCTGATGAGATCAGGACAGATTTGAACTGGTGAATTACAGAACTGGAGACTCAGGACAGGAAGATATTCAGAAAGGCACCAGATATTAAGATGTTTACAGATGCATCAAATTTAGGTTGGGGAGGTTGCCTCAGTGGCCTCATTACTAATGGTAAATGGTCCCCTGATGAGGTACTTTTGCACATTAATGCACATGAACTAATGACtatattattctcttttaaaTCTTTTACCCATCTCTTCAGAGGATTGCACATCAAGGTGCTGTGTAATAACACTATGGTGATTAATTATGTGAATGAGATGGGCAGCGTTAAGTCGGTGGATTGTGATTACATTTGTCTAGTTATATGGGATTGGTGTGTTAGAAATGGTGCCTGGATTACAGCTTCTCACATACTAGGGAAATGCAATGTGTTGGCAGATCCTGTGTACTGTTCCTTTAATAACAGGCATGAGTGCAGCTGAACAAGATGATATTTCAGTTGTGTATTATCTTTGGGATTCCTTGTATAGACCTGTTTGCTTCCCATTTAAACAAGCAAGTGGCTCAATTCAGTTCTTGGACATGACCCAGAGGCTGCCTATGTTGATGCTTTTACAATTCCACGAGCACAGTTTCAGTTAGTTTGTAGCGGCCGTTTACTTAAGTCTGCCCTACAATCATTGCATTTTCTGTTATCACCATACATTTCCTGTCTCACCATTTCATGGCATActaattaattatttactttttttttatagtatattTGTCTTACTCtcgtattattatattattcattttatttatatttataatatgcaacacacacacacattcacattcattcattcattcatacacacgcatacaaacttattaaaattattattgtaaatATTATTTATGTGTACCAACTATTTTGTAATAAAACCCTCCACTGAATGCTTTTAAGTTTCTCAATTAGCATTAGCTCAATAGTTGGTACTCTTCCATACCAACAAATGGTGACCCCGGAGTGACCATTTGTTGGTATGGAAAGAGTACCAACTATTGGAGCTAATGCTAATTGAGGAAACTGAATTAAAAGCATTCAGTggagggttttttttattacaaaaatAGTTGGGTACACATATAAATAATatttacaataataattttaataagtttgtatgcgattgtgtatgtatgaatgtatgtatgaatgagtgaatgtgtgaatgtgtagtgtttgtgttgcatattatacaaatataaataaaatgaataatataataatacgaGAGTAAGACAaatatactataaaaaaaaacctgaggTTGAGCAGGGTCAAGCAGGTAGGCCGGTTTGACCCGGTCCATGGACACAGCGTCCTGAGTGCCGTTCCGGTCGATGGTCACAGTCTTGCGTGTCCGCCGCAAGACACGATAGGGCCCTTGGTATGGTTGTGAGAGGGGGCGCTGAACAGCATCGACGCGGACGAAGACGTGTGTACAGGTGTCCAGGTCCTGACTCACAAAAATCTTCTTAGGAGAGGAGCGAGGCTGGACTGGCTGTAGGTTGCGCATGGCACTGTGGAGGCGGGTGGCGAAATCTCGGGCACTGCACAGGTCTGGCTCTTGTGAGGGCACCAGCATCTCGCCGGAAGCCTGAGGTTGGCGCCATACACCAACTCGGACGAGGAATGCTGGAGGTCTTCCTTGAGAGAGGACCTGATgccgaggaggacaagaggaagagccAGGGACCAGTGTTCGCGCTGTGAGGCGGCCATCAGGGAGGACTTGAGCTGGCGATGGAATCTCTCAACCATCCCATTTGACTGGGGATGGTAGCTCGAAGTCCTGTAGCGCCGTATGCCGAGAAATACCATGATCCTATTCCAGACATTAGCCTCGAACTGGCCACCACGGTCTGAGGTGAGGCTCAGAGGAACACCGAACCTTGAGACCCAAGTGGCGATGAAGGCGTTGGCGACGGTGTCGGTGGTGATGTCTGGAATAGGTGTAGCCTCAGGCCAGCGTGTAAACCGGTCCACGCACGTAAGGATGTAGCGGTGGCCGGCAGAGGCGGCAGCGGCCCGACCAAGTCAATGTGGATATGGTCGAACCGTCTGGAGACTGGAGGAAAGGTGCCAggcggagagtgtgtgtgacgagTCACCTTGGAGGCTTGGCAGGCGGTACAGGTGCGGGTCCACAGTCTGACATCTCTGTTGATGCCCTCCCAGATGAAGCGAGAAGTCAGCAGGCGCTGGGAGGCACGGATACCAGGGTGAGAGAGGTCATGTAGCTGACGGAAGGCCTTGACGCGATGCTGCTGAGGCAAGTAAGGGCGGACGGCCTCTGTGGAGACGTCAGCATACAGAGAGACCTTGGTACCTGGGAGTGTGACTTTCTTCATCTGGAGCGCCGAGTTCTGCAGGAGGTTTTCCAGCTCGCCGGACTGGTCGGCAGCTATGGCAGTGTAGTCGATGAAGGACACAGCAGAGATACCACGGGAGAGAGCGTCAGCTGGGGCGTTGTCGACACCTTTGATGTACCGGATGTCGGTGGTGAACTGAGAAACGAAGTCCATATGGCGAAGTTGCCGAGGAGAGTAGGTTGCCTTGTTTCTCAGgaaaatggtggtgagtggcttGTGGTCGGTGTAGATGTGGAAGCGGCGGCCTTCTATGTAATACCGGAAGCGCTTGACGGCCTTGTAGATTGCGAGGAGCTCACGGTCGTAGGCACTGTAGTTGGCTTCGGCAGTGTTGAGCTTCTGGGAAAAGAAGGCGAGCGGCTTCCAGGCACTGTCCACGAGCTGCTGGAGGACAGCACCAGTCCCATTGCCAGAGGCGTCAGTTGCGATGCTCACCTCTGCGTCGGGGACAGGGAAGGACAGCAAAGTTGCGTCGCTGAGGGCCTTCTTGGCAGCGAGGAAGGCAGCGTCAGTGTCCGGTGTCCAGGTGAGCATGACCGACTGACCACGCTTGCACGGCTTGATCATGGCGTGTAGAGGCTGCAGCAGGAGAGAGCAGTGTGGAATGAAGCGGTTGTAGTAGTTCACCATGCCCAAGAACTCTTTGAGCTGGCGCTGGGTAGATGGCTTCGGGAACTGCTGGATGGCTTCACATTTAGTGGCAAGTGGAGTGATGCCTGCTGGAGTGACGGTATGACCAAGGAAGGTGAGCGAGGCCACGCCGAACTCTGACTTGTCGGCGTTGATCTGGACACCGTAGTCCTGGAGGCGGCGGAAGACTTGTTCAAGGTGCTGTCTGTGCGAGGCTTCGTCGGGGCTCGCGATGAGAAGATCGTCGATGTAGGCGAAACAGAAGGGAAGACCGCGGAGGACCTCGTCGATGAACCTCTGGAACGTCTGTGCCGCATTCCTGAGGCCAAAGGGCATCCTAACGTATTCGAACAgaccgaagggagtgatgatggcAGTCTTCGGTATGTCGTCAGGATGAACAGGAATCTGGTGGAAGGCCTTGATGAGGTCGATGCGGGAGAAGATGGTGGAACCAGAGAGTTGCGACGAGAACTCCTGCAAGTTAGGCACAGGATAACGGTCTTCCTTGGTGCAAGAGTTGAGAGCTCTGTAGTCTCCGCAGGGTCGGATGTCGCCGTTTTCTTCGGGACGACGTGAAGAGCTGATGaccagttgctgctgctgggcccTTGCCGCATCAGACTCGAACTCGGCCTTGGCCTGGCGGTAGCGTTCGGGAGCAAGACGGCGGGCCTTGGCGTGTACAGGCGGTCCTGAAGTCTCTATGTGATGCTGCACATGGTGTTTAGCGGGCACGCTGGCTGAGTAGGGTTGAGTCAGCGTGGGGAAGGACTTGAGTAAAACAGCGAACTGGTGGTCCCCTTTGATGACAGAGAGGAGAGTGCTGTCTCCTGGTGCTGGTCGAGCtaaggaggagacagaggtcAGAGGGTCGACTAACCTGCGGCCTTTAACGTCGACCAGCAGGTTGAAGTGCTTGAGGAAGTCTGCTCCGAGAATTGCCTGGCTGACATCCCCGACGTAGAAGGTCCATTCGAAGCGACGTCGGAGGTAGAGATTCACTTGCATGGTGCGCCGTGAGTAGACGGGAATCTTGGTCCCATTGGCGGCGTAGAGATGCAAGAGAGGCGGCAAGGTGCGTAGACTGGCGGGCGCGGGATAATACTGACATCGGCGCCGGTGTCTATGAGAAACCTTGTGTTGGAGCGGCAGTCTCGTAGGTGGAGCAGCGCTGAGAAACACTGGCGGGCAATTGGCTGCATCACTGCTCGCCGTTGGTGTTTGACGTGTTGTAGGTGCATGGGGAAACGCACTTGTTGGCCTTGGCACCAAACTTGTTGTGGTACCAACACAGACCTGGGCTCCTAGAACGGGAGCGGCGCTGGAGGCGGCGAGGAGTGGAGGAACGTGAGCGACGGCCATCATGCAGTTGCTTCTTCAAGTAGTTAACCTCGGTGGTAAGCTGAGAGATGAGCTTGGTAAGGTGAGACAACTGGGTGTCATTCTGTGTGGTAGTGACAGAAGACACAGGAGAAGCAGGTGTTGCAGGAAGAATCGCCTGGAAGTCGTCTGCCAACTTAGCGATGGCGTCAGGTTTCAAAGTGTCCTTGACGCTGAAGAGGCTACGCTTGATGGCAGGAGGAAGGCGCTGGTAGAACAGTTGCTTGAAGAGATCAGCGTCGAAGGCTTGGTACTTGTCACCAAGCAGTTGCTTCATGCGACTCAGCAACTGTGACGGCTTCTCATCACCTAATTCCTCACTAGAGAGGAGCTCACGGAGACGGGTGGCGACGGAAGATTGTAGACTCGTTAGTAGGGCAGTCTTCAAATCTTCATAGGGAGTGTCAGAGGAGGCAGCAGTGGAGATGACGACAGAGATATGTGTAAGCACGTCGGATGGCAAGAAGCTAACAGCATGGTTGAATTTGGTGAGGCTGTTAGTGATCTTGGATGCCTTGAAACTACACTCCAAGAGACAGAACCACAAGGATGGGTCCTGCGAGTAGAAGGGAGGTGCCTTAAAAGACACCGCCGTCGCAGCAAGGTCTTCCTGAGacatggctggtggtggtgatgggcacTAGGCTCTGGCGTGAAGATCCTATGGGTCACAGCAGGTCTTAGGGAGCTGCTGTTGTACACAatagtgtcactgtcactggcGTGTGTCACTGGAGTGTGTCACTAGTGTGTGTCACTGGCGTGTGTCACTGGAGTGTGTCACTGGCGTGTGTCACTAGTGTGTCACTGGTGTGTGCTTGCACAGGGGGATGGAGATTCACGCCGTATCCACGTGGCGGGTCGAGAAAAGGGTAACACTCAAGCCGTAATCCAGGTGGCGGGTAAGCACAGTAACACGCCGTAATCCAGGTGGCGGGTAAGCACAATATCACGCCGTAATCCAGGTGGCGGGTAAGCACAATATCACGCCGTAATCCAGGTGGCGGGTGCAAAGGTGAAAATTGGAAGGTGGGTGGGACAGAGGGACGCAGAAGGTGTCGCTGTGGCACAGAAGGTGCTGTAGGAGGCACAGAAGGTGCAGTAGGAGGCACAGAAGGTGCTGTAGGAGGCACAGGTGCTGTAGGAGGCGCAGAAGGGTGGGCGCAGAAGGCGCagcagggaagggggagggagcaCAAAGGTGCTAGGAGGGGGGGTATAGTTAACCCTTACTATGCCTGAGGCATAATATTTCTCCCGGCCTAACCGTCAACTCCATGAACACCACATATGGAGGTGGAGCTTTTTCGGGTAGGAGCCCTCCAACGGATACCCCAGGCGGAGCTGGCGCAGGTCTTTGGGCTAGGAGACAGTGGCTCTTATACAGCCACGGTTCCTTCCTCTTAGCTAGCTCATGGGGTCACCATTTGTTGGTATGGAAAGAGTACCAACTATTGGAGCTAATGCTAATTGAGGAAACTGAATTAAAAGCATTCAGTggagggttttttttattacaaaaatAGTTGGGTACACATATAAATAATatttacaataataattttaataagtttgtatgcgattgtgtatgtatgaatgtatgtatgaatgagtgaatgtgtgtgaatgtgtagtgttttgtgttgcatattatacaaatataaataaaatgaataatataataatacgaGAGTAAGACAaatatactataaaaaaaagtaaataattaattagTATGCCATGAAATGGTGAGACAGGAAATGTATGGTGATAACAGAAAATGCAATGATTGTAGGGCAGACTTAAGTAAACAGCCGCTACAATACTCCCCCCCTAGTTTCGagggaggagaaacgagatTTTCCTGGTGCGGCTGGGTGAGTCAGAACAAGtttacctttttcctttattccctctgATTCCTAGATGTCTACAGAAGTTACGGGAGGAAAGGACCCAAGGATGGATGGTCGTTCCACTCTGGCTGTCACAATCTTGGATAGGGGTGTTCCTTCGGCTACTGGTAGAGGACACTTGGCTCATACAGAGCAGGAGGAATGTGCTCCTGCATCTGTCCTCTGCAGAGGAGCACCCGATAATGAGGCACACCAGTTTGATGGCTTGTTGGCTGTCAGGACACAACTTGGAGCACGTGGAGTATCTGAAGAGGGTACAGAAATCATCATGGCTTCCTGGAAACCAGGTACTGAAAGACAATACAGCCCCCACATCAAGAGGTGGTCAGACTTTTGTAGTCGAGGGAACATTAATCCTCTTACTTTTTGTCTCACTTTTCACAGAGGTGTGGGCTATGAGAGTATTAACACAGTGAGGGGGGCTCTCTCAGCCCTAGGCATTGTGGTGGAAGGATGCAGGGGAGGGAATCACCCTCTCATCAATAGGTTTCTGAGTGGGGTTTTCAACTTGCACCCTTCTACATCCTGTTATGCAGCGACCTGGGATGTGAAACCTGTGTTGCAAAGGATAATGACCATGGACCCACTGCACAGCCTTTCTTTAAAGGACCTGTCATTCAAGTTGGTGATGCTGATGGCACTGATGCAGGCAGCCAGTGTTCAAACATTGCACTTGTTAATGCTGAGGAACATCGCCTTTGGAGAAGACTCCATTTCAGTTTTGTTAAGGGGTAACATCAAGCAATGCTGGCCCAAGTTTAATGTTAGGACAATTGAGTTTAGAGCTTATACTCAGGATAACAcgctgtgtgtatatatgaacTCAAAGGAATGCATAGAGAGAACTGAGAATTTGGGAATGCAGACAGGAAACTAGTCATCAATTACATAAAACATCATAGGAGTGTTTCTAAAGATACAGTGGCCAGGTGGCTCAAGACAATGTTAGATAGGTGC
The window above is part of the Portunus trituberculatus isolate SZX2019 chromosome 31, ASM1759143v1, whole genome shotgun sequence genome. Proteins encoded here:
- the LOC123511331 gene encoding LOW QUALITY PROTEIN: uncharacterized protein LOC123511331 (The sequence of the model RefSeq protein was modified relative to this genomic sequence to represent the inferred CDS: inserted 1 base in 1 codon), whose amino-acid sequence is MADQPSLDLRLIPEYDGSGAQSVVEWIEKLELICKLRNVSDVASVIPLRLSGGAFAVYLQLAEADRKKVEKIKAALVGAFAVDSYIAYEQFICRKLQAGESPDVFLAELRRLASLFGGMSEKGLACAFVLPLWCPGPHRVGMPGKRPWRGGVSASLLSGQAVNEALPIAEVWLDGNRRKVLVDTGCSRCVAHVSCCKKWRKEDVAILTISGEEQKCEGTGVVRLQLDSGASVDVKVFVVSDKPLGFPFVLGMNGVVALGGVAVNAHRQVRFGVEDAPICAAAGATTDIQVDEQDFSVAYDTASNTWTAAWKWSGGDEPGVLLNKVEEYAVPSEIRSRYEEEVDKWITDGWLVPHDEYKHGPAKGLIPLMAVVQHNKGKVRPVLDFXELNTHIDTYTADSDVCADRLREWRKQGKNVSIIDLKHAYLQVHIHESLWPYQTVMYKGRKYCLTRLGFGLNVAPLIMKTVLSSALSQDPDVKRGTSAYIDDVYVNEDIVTARRVAEHLHRYGLTTKAYERVTEGARVLGLRVWGESGMLLWGRDGKVGGVPTRLTRRTAFSYCGKLTGHFPVCGWLRAAAAYVKRRANAATHTWDDIIVDAGLRSILEEIAGKLLKDDPVRGRWDVGGTEAKVWVDASSLAMGAAVEVEGKIVEDACWLRPDGASHINMAELDAVIKGLNLALAWKMSKVELVTDSSTVHRWINDCLTGRARLKTKAASEMLIRRRLEIVMSLVKECGLVLTVSLVPSSENKADVLTRVPQRWLRTSAANVMEPPPVCAAAVETSLDQLVTDIHHSRGHPGVRRTLYFVKRVNAAVTKGQVRAVVASCQICQSIDPAPVKWSKGNLSVEGIWQRVGMDITHCRGRSYLTLIDCGPSRFTIWRPLRLQTSDNIIEQLEAVFCERGAPDEILTDNDTAFRSKLFAQFALRWNVNMHFRGAYSPSGNGVVERCHRTVKVIAARKGCSIAEAVYLYNITPGDDCSPTSAPASMLYGYSVRVRGEDASRSNPAVENNPHHVGEEVWVKPPGVRCDEQYKEGVVTGVVSDQVAEVDGTPRHVRDLRHRVSPPRHQDRVVGNSDNNCEDLVVTFPTPEEQREEEDPERNGEDVGSVVLRRSARIKQSTRCLLCD